A single genomic interval of Desulfovibrio intestinalis harbors:
- a CDS encoding SDR family oxidoreductase, whose product MNIDSQTILVTGANGGIGRALVKTFLAAGAKKIYACARNTDSLSPLLQDDRVCSVELDVCNFASVANAAALCGDVTILVNNAGTGGGGLLGSQENARREMEVNYFGTHAMCTAFAPILGKNGGGCIVNIISVIGLVNMPSIGTYCASKAALHSLTQGLRGVLAAQKTKVVGVYPGPVDTRMADGVAMPKASPESVAEEILTGLQAELDEIYPDEFAKNIQKELASSPKDVERQLANY is encoded by the coding sequence ATGAACATTGATAGCCAAACGATATTGGTGACCGGTGCCAATGGGGGCATTGGGAGAGCACTGGTCAAGACGTTTCTGGCAGCGGGCGCAAAAAAAATCTATGCCTGCGCGCGAAACACTGATTCTCTCAGCCCCTTGTTGCAAGATGATCGGGTCTGCTCGGTTGAACTTGATGTCTGCAATTTCGCCAGCGTCGCCAATGCTGCCGCCTTGTGCGGAGATGTCACAATACTTGTAAACAACGCAGGCACTGGCGGAGGCGGTTTGCTGGGGTCTCAGGAAAACGCGAGAAGAGAGATGGAGGTCAACTACTTTGGTACACACGCAATGTGCACCGCCTTTGCACCGATTCTTGGCAAGAACGGAGGTGGATGCATTGTAAACATCATTTCCGTCATTGGCCTTGTAAATATGCCTTCCATCGGCACATACTGTGCTTCAAAAGCGGCTCTGCATTCCCTGACGCAGGGACTAAGAGGCGTTTTGGCCGCACAAAAAACTAAGGTCGTAGGTGTTTATCCTGGCCCGGTTGATACCCGCATGGCAGACGGGGTCGCTATGCCCAAGGCCAGCCCCGAGTCAGTGGCTGAAGAGATTCTGACAGGTTTGCAGGCAGAACTTGATGAGATTTATCCAGACGAATTTGCCAAAAATATTCAAAAGGAGTTGGCCTCCAGCCCCAAGGACGTCGAGCGGCAACTGGCGAACTATTAG